The proteins below come from a single Pseudochaenichthys georgianus chromosome 14, fPseGeo1.2, whole genome shotgun sequence genomic window:
- the ovca2 gene encoding esterase OVCA2, producing MAPLRVLCIHGYRQNGSSFREKTGALRKLLKKHVELVYMSAPHSVQQASSEAPDNGPGPGPGGDEGSRGWWFSDVQARSFSAQQQCEESLGLDDSVAAVREAVRVQGPFDGILGFSQGAAFVAMLCSLQEHKLEPDFSFHFAILVAGFPSACKEHQQFYNPPLQIPSLHVFGLEDRVIPDCMSRELLPSFQDPQVLTHPGGHFVPAASAHRQAYQDFFKRFQ from the exons ATGGCCCCTCTCCGGGTCCTATGTATTCACGGTTACCGGCAGAACGGCAGCTCGTTCCGGGAGAAGACGGGAGCTCTGCGGAAGCTGCTGAAGAAACACGTGGAGCTCGTTTACATGAGCGCACCGCACAGTGTGCAGCAAGCCAGCAGTGAAG ctccagataatgGTCCAGGTCCTGGACCCGGAGGGGACGAGGGCTCCAGGGGTTGGTGGTTTTCTGACGTCCAGGCTCGGAGTTTCAGCGCTCAGCAGCAGTGTGAGGAGAGCCTGGGGCTGGATGACAGCGTGGCGGCTGTGAGGGAAGCTGTGAGGGTCCAGGGTCCATTTGACGGCATCCTGGGCTtcagtcagggagcagcttTTGTAGCTATGTTGTGCTCTCTTCAGGAGCACAAACTGGAGCCAGATTTCAGCTTCCACTTTGCCATCCTTGTCGCTGGTTTCCCAAGTGCATGTAAGGAACACCAACAATTCTACAACCCTCCCCTCCAGATCCCCTCCCTGCATGTGTTTGGACTGGAAGACCGAGTCATCCCTGACTGCATGAGCAGGGAGCTCCTTCCCTCCTTCCAAGACCCTCAGGTCCTCACTCATCCTGGGGGTCATTTTGTTCCTGCTGCGTCCGCCCACAGACAAGCCTACCAGGACTTTTTCAAGAGGTTCCAGTGA